The following coding sequences are from one Gossypium hirsutum isolate 1008001.06 chromosome A12, Gossypium_hirsutum_v2.1, whole genome shotgun sequence window:
- the LOC107945525 gene encoding PLAT domain-containing protein 3 isoform X2 yields MREPQNVKPNGDPNSDGEDCVYSVYIRTGSIIKGGTDSIIGLRLYDANAYSVEISNIEAWGGLMGPGYNYFERGNLDIFSSRGRCLDAPLCAMNLTSDGSGEHHGWYCNYVEVTMTGVHKPCSQQQFTVEQWLALDAPPYDLTAIRNYCPSEVPDDRRHRKSSSSI; encoded by the exons ATGCGAGAGCCTCAAAACGTTAAACCCAATGGCGATCCCAACTCA GACGGTGAAGATTGCGTTTACTCGGTCTACATAAGGACGGGATCCATCATCAAAGGCGGAACCGACTCCATCATCGGCCTACGGCTCTACGATGCCAATGCCTACTCAGTGGAGATCAGCAACATCGAAGCGTGGGGTGGGTTAATGGGGCCAGGATACAACTATTTCGAGAGGGGTAATTTGGACATTTTCTCAAGTAGGGGACGTTGCTTGGATGCCCCTCTTTGTGCCATGAACTTGACCTCCGATGGTTCGGGTGAGCACCATGGATGGTACTGTAACTATGTGGAAGTTACCATGACTGGCGTCCATAAACCTTGTAGCCAGCAGCAGTTCACGGTGGAGCAGTGGTTGGCGCTCGATGCCCCACCTTATGATCTCACCGCCATTAGAAACTATTGTCCCTCGGAGGTTCCCGATGATCGTCGTCATAGGAAGTCTAGCTCTAGCATTTGA
- the LOC107945525 gene encoding PLAT domain-containing protein 3 isoform X1, whose protein sequence is MAIPTQLVLSFLLLSFSSVVFSDGEDCVYSVYIRTGSIIKGGTDSIIGLRLYDANAYSVEISNIEAWGGLMGPGYNYFERGNLDIFSSRGRCLDAPLCAMNLTSDGSGEHHGWYCNYVEVTMTGVHKPCSQQQFTVEQWLALDAPPYDLTAIRNYCPSEVPDDRRHRKSSSSI, encoded by the exons ATGGCGATCCCAACTCAGTTAGTCCTCTCCTTTCTCCTCCTTTCTTTTTCCTCCGTCGTTTTTTCA GACGGTGAAGATTGCGTTTACTCGGTCTACATAAGGACGGGATCCATCATCAAAGGCGGAACCGACTCCATCATCGGCCTACGGCTCTACGATGCCAATGCCTACTCAGTGGAGATCAGCAACATCGAAGCGTGGGGTGGGTTAATGGGGCCAGGATACAACTATTTCGAGAGGGGTAATTTGGACATTTTCTCAAGTAGGGGACGTTGCTTGGATGCCCCTCTTTGTGCCATGAACTTGACCTCCGATGGTTCGGGTGAGCACCATGGATGGTACTGTAACTATGTGGAAGTTACCATGACTGGCGTCCATAAACCTTGTAGCCAGCAGCAGTTCACGGTGGAGCAGTGGTTGGCGCTCGATGCCCCACCTTATGATCTCACCGCCATTAGAAACTATTGTCCCTCGGAGGTTCCCGATGATCGTCGTCATAGGAAGTCTAGCTCTAGCATTTGA